One Nostoc punctiforme PCC 73102 DNA window includes the following coding sequences:
- a CDS encoding sulfurtransferase, translating to MPNNQFVISPAWLFEHLEDPQVVIVDCRFSLADPQLGQQQYQTSHIKGSYYLDLNQDLSSPVGKHGGRHPLPEPNDIANKFAAIGVNYQKTLVVAYDDSRFAFASRLWWLLRYLGHEQVAVLDGGFTGWQKAGYPVTDVVPQPQIGTFVAELQPEKVVDINVVKTRKDNHEVVLVDSRESDRYRGEREPIDKIAGHIPGAVNYPWQEVTDSSGYLLPQEEQRCRWEQLETAEEILVYCGSGVTACVNLLSLELAGINKGKLYAGSWSDWISYL from the coding sequence TAGAAGATCCGCAAGTTGTTATTGTTGATTGTCGCTTTTCTTTAGCCGATCCACAACTAGGACAACAACAGTACCAAACAAGCCATATTAAAGGGTCATATTACCTAGATTTAAATCAGGATCTTTCCAGTCCAGTGGGTAAGCATGGCGGGAGACATCCTTTACCTGAACCCAATGATATCGCTAACAAATTTGCAGCAATTGGGGTAAATTACCAAAAAACTCTGGTGGTAGCTTATGATGATTCGCGTTTTGCTTTTGCATCTCGTTTATGGTGGCTGTTACGCTATCTCGGACATGAACAAGTTGCGGTACTAGATGGAGGCTTTACTGGATGGCAAAAAGCTGGTTATCCGGTTACGGATGTCGTTCCTCAACCTCAGATCGGTACGTTTGTAGCTGAATTGCAACCAGAAAAAGTGGTGGATATTAATGTGGTGAAAACCCGGAAAGATAACCACGAGGTAGTATTGGTAGATTCGAGAGAAAGCGATCGCTATCGAGGTGAACGAGAGCCAATTGATAAAATTGCCGGACATATTCCTGGTGCAGTCAACTATCCTTGGCAAGAAGTTACAGACTCTTCCGGCTACCTACTCCCTCAAGAGGAACAACGCTGTCGGTGGGAACAGCTAGAAACAGCCGAAGAAATCTTGGTTTATTGCGGTTCTGGTGTTACTGCTTGCGTCAATTTACTTTCTTTAGAATTAGCTGGCATTAACAAAGGTAAACTTTATGCTGGTAGCTGGAGTGATTGGATTTCTTATTTATAG
- the gor gene encoding glutathione-disulfide reductase: protein MTFDYDLFVIGAGSGGLAASKRAASYGAKVAIAEYDLVGGTCVIRGCVPKKLMVYASHFPALFSEASGYGWKVGNAELDWEYFITSIDKEVRRLSQLHINFLEKAGVELFSGRATLLDSHTVEVDGRKVTADKILIAVGGRPIKPDLPGMEYGITSNEIFHLKEQPKHIVILGAGYIGTEFACIMRGLGSEVTQITRGDKILNGFDEDVRTEIEEGMTNHGIRLIKNNVVKTVERVAEGFKLTLSGEDQEPIIADVFLVATGRTPNVDGLGLENAGVDVVASSIEGPGYPTTSAIAVNEYSQTNQPNIFAVGDVTDRINLTPVAIGEGRAFADSEFGNNRREFSHKTVPTAIFSNPEAATVGLTEAEAREKLGDAVTIYRTRFRPMYYTLTGKQEKTMMKLVVDSNTEKVLGAHMVGDSSAEIIQGVAIAVKMGATKKDFDATVGIHPSSAEEFVTMR, encoded by the coding sequence ATGACTTTTGATTACGACTTATTTGTAATTGGTGCGGGTTCTGGAGGTTTAGCAGCTTCCAAACGGGCAGCTAGCTATGGAGCAAAAGTGGCGATCGCTGAATATGATTTAGTTGGTGGGACTTGTGTGATTCGCGGTTGCGTTCCCAAAAAACTTATGGTCTATGCCTCTCACTTTCCCGCACTATTTAGTGAAGCTTCAGGCTATGGCTGGAAAGTCGGTAATGCTGAGTTGGACTGGGAATATTTCATTACATCTATAGATAAGGAAGTTCGGCGACTATCGCAACTACACATAAACTTCTTAGAAAAAGCCGGAGTAGAACTATTTTCCGGTCGCGCCACATTGCTAGACTCTCACACCGTAGAAGTTGACGGACGCAAAGTGACAGCAGACAAAATTTTAATTGCTGTTGGCGGTCGTCCGATCAAACCAGATTTACCAGGTATGGAATATGGCATTACCTCTAACGAAATTTTTCATCTAAAAGAACAACCAAAACACATCGTCATTCTTGGCGCTGGTTATATCGGCACGGAATTTGCGTGTATTATGCGCGGTTTGGGTTCTGAAGTGACACAAATTACCAGAGGTGACAAGATTTTGAATGGGTTTGATGAAGATGTCCGCACAGAAATTGAAGAGGGGATGACAAATCACGGAATTCGGCTGATTAAGAATAATGTGGTAAAAACAGTTGAACGTGTGGCGGAAGGGTTTAAACTTACTTTATCAGGGGAAGACCAAGAACCAATAATCGCGGATGTATTTTTAGTGGCGACTGGTCGAACTCCCAATGTAGATGGACTAGGTTTAGAAAACGCTGGGGTTGATGTTGTTGCTAGTTCTATCGAAGGGCCTGGATACCCGACCACAAGTGCGATCGCAGTCAATGAATATAGTCAAACTAATCAACCGAATATCTTTGCCGTTGGCGATGTCACAGACCGAATCAATTTGACTCCTGTGGCCATTGGCGAAGGTCGCGCCTTTGCTGATAGTGAATTCGGCAATAATCGCCGCGAATTCAGTCACAAAACTGTTCCCACAGCCATTTTTTCTAACCCAGAAGCTGCAACAGTAGGCTTGACAGAAGCCGAAGCACGTGAAAAACTCGGTGATGCGGTAACAATTTATCGCACTCGCTTTCGCCCCATGTACTATACCTTGACTGGTAAGCAAGAAAAAACAATGATGAAGTTGGTGGTTGATAGCAACACTGAAAAAGTGCTAGGCGCTCACATGGTGGGCGATAGTTCAGCTGAGATCATCCAAGGTGTAGCGATCGCCGTGAAGATGGGCGCAACTAAAAAAGACTTTGATGCCACCGTTGGTATCCATCCCTCCTCAGCCGAAGAATTTGTCACAATGCGGTAA
- a CDS encoding histidinol-phosphate transaminase: protein MLPFIRSDLAQFTAYKPHPSSDTADSVSTQFDRLDTNESPYDLPPELKEKLAWTYQQVIETNRYPDGGHETLKDAIAEYVNESAAFPLSNTAANISVGNGSDELIRSLLIATCLGREGSILVANPTFSMYGILAQTLGIPVVTVGRDETNFEIDLKAAQSAIEQTQNPPIRVVFVVHPNSPTANSLTTAELAWLRSLSEHILVVIDEAYFEFSQTTLVGELAQRPNWVILRTFSKAFRLASLRVGYCVAHPEAIAILEKVRLPYNLPSFSIAAALVALQNRTLLLESIPQTLSERSKLIEILSQQPELQITASAANFIYLRLKPNGLNSQDAVLKTFHQKLRKLGTLVRHISGGLRITVGTIEENARTITRVQAAIADLEF, encoded by the coding sequence ATGCTTCCCTTCATTCGGTCAGATTTAGCCCAATTTACCGCCTATAAACCTCACCCCAGCAGTGATACAGCCGATTCTGTCTCTACACAGTTTGATCGCCTGGATACAAATGAAAGCCCCTACGATTTACCACCTGAGTTAAAAGAAAAACTAGCCTGGACATATCAGCAAGTAATTGAAACAAATCGTTATCCTGATGGTGGACATGAAACCCTTAAGGATGCGATCGCAGAATACGTCAATGAATCAGCCGCTTTCCCGCTATCCAATACTGCTGCCAATATTTCTGTTGGAAATGGTTCCGATGAACTAATCCGCTCTTTATTAATCGCCACTTGTTTAGGAAGAGAAGGTTCAATTCTCGTTGCCAATCCTACTTTCTCTATGTACGGAATTTTGGCACAAACTTTGGGAATTCCTGTCGTAACGGTGGGTAGAGACGAAACAAATTTTGAAATTGACTTAAAAGCCGCACAGTCTGCGATCGAACAAACTCAAAATCCACCCATTCGCGTAGTTTTCGTAGTACATCCAAATTCGCCGACTGCCAATAGCTTAACGACGGCAGAGTTGGCATGGTTAAGAAGTCTGAGCGAACATATTTTGGTAGTAATTGATGAAGCTTACTTTGAATTTAGTCAAACTACCCTAGTAGGTGAATTAGCGCAGCGCCCCAACTGGGTAATATTACGCACTTTTTCTAAAGCTTTCCGATTGGCATCTCTCCGTGTTGGTTATTGCGTTGCTCATCCCGAAGCGATCGCCATTTTAGAAAAAGTTCGCTTACCTTACAATCTTCCCAGCTTTTCCATAGCAGCAGCATTAGTTGCTTTACAAAACCGTACCCTCTTACTGGAGTCAATTCCCCAAACCTTGAGTGAACGATCCAAACTCATCGAAATTTTATCCCAGCAACCAGAACTACAAATTACCGCAAGTGCTGCTAATTTTATTTACCTACGCCTTAAACCTAATGGCTTAAATTCACAAGATGCTGTGCTAAAAACTTTCCACCAGAAACTTAGAAAACTCGGCACTCTTGTACGACACATTAGCGGAGGATTGCGAATTACTGTTGGAACAATAGAGGAAAACGCCCGCACGATTACTAGAGTCCAAGCAGCAATAGCCGATTTGGAATTTTAG
- a CDS encoding YqiA/YcfP family alpha/beta fold hydrolase gives MQYIYLHGFASSPNSAKARDIGDRFFKIQTKLKIPDLNAGDFSQLTITRQIAQVAAEFSNDSTPVTLIGSSLGGLTAAHLGQQYLQVERLVLLAPAFGFLSHWLPKLGYEEVQRWQHEKYIMVYHYGEERSIPLSYDFVIDAAQYQEKFLQLSIPTLILHGKKDEVIPIEASRDFARCRSWVELVELDSDHALGDVMENIWQVIRLFCQLP, from the coding sequence TTGCAATATATATATCTTCACGGTTTCGCTTCCAGTCCTAATTCTGCCAAAGCGCGGGATATAGGCGATCGCTTTTTCAAAATTCAAACAAAGCTCAAAATCCCCGATCTCAATGCTGGCGATTTTTCGCAGTTAACAATCACTCGTCAGATCGCTCAAGTTGCCGCAGAATTTAGTAATGATTCTACACCAGTAACCCTGATTGGCTCAAGTTTAGGTGGTTTGACCGCTGCACACTTAGGACAGCAATATTTACAAGTAGAACGCCTTGTGCTGCTAGCACCAGCTTTTGGATTTTTATCCCATTGGTTGCCCAAGCTAGGCTATGAAGAAGTACAGCGTTGGCAGCACGAAAAATATATCATGGTCTACCACTATGGAGAGGAGCGATCAATTCCTTTAAGTTATGATTTCGTTATAGATGCTGCCCAATACCAAGAAAAATTTTTGCAACTTTCTATACCTACCCTAATTTTGCATGGAAAAAAGGATGAAGTTATTCCCATCGAAGCTAGTCGTGACTTTGCGCGTTGCCGTTCTTGGGTGGAGTTAGTCGAACTCGACAGTGACCATGCCTTGGGTGATGTTATGGAAAATATTTGGCAGGTAATTCGCCTCTTTTGCCAATTACCTTGA
- a CDS encoding FecR family protein, whose translation MFYKSFPLLVIGLWGVIVLPLPNRVSAITPLTRAEIQDLRNIVQLIPKDKLKKRPARKLDAMTPGDGVATGRASLADLRFNDGSLARVGEQALFQFLPKTRDFKLSNGTVLLLIPPGRGQTRIQTPNAAAAIRGSALFVRYNQQTDTTIVGALTNSGIEVSNKEASETKVLEAGQMVIIVKGKFERLYDFDLRNFYETSQLVRELDLNRQSPVPTPDPAITSVQAETAAALKAQPPIKGEGVIENPSFVQLTPTPVTSTTTKPETSTTTKPETSTTTKPETSTTTKPETSTTTKPETSTTTKPETSTTTKPETSTTTKPETSTTTKPETSTTTKPETSTTTETAPVIPTQTTPVTPTQTAPVIPTQTAPVIPKETTPVTPTETTPLTPTQTAPVTPTETAPVTPTETTPVTPKETTPVTPTETTPVTPTETAPVTPTETAPVTPTETTPVTPTETTPVTPTETTPVTPTETTPVTPTGSPST comes from the coding sequence ATGTTTTATAAATCATTTCCACTATTGGTGATTGGTTTATGGGGAGTTATAGTACTGCCTTTGCCAAATAGGGTAAGTGCCATAACTCCTCTAACGCGGGCAGAAATTCAGGATCTCCGCAACATAGTACAACTGATACCCAAAGATAAACTAAAGAAACGTCCTGCACGTAAATTAGACGCAATGACTCCTGGGGACGGGGTGGCAACGGGTCGAGCTTCCCTAGCAGATTTGCGTTTCAATGATGGCTCTCTGGCACGAGTTGGAGAACAGGCTTTATTTCAATTTTTGCCGAAGACTCGTGACTTTAAACTTTCAAATGGGACTGTGTTGTTACTCATCCCACCAGGACGGGGGCAAACACGTATACAAACACCAAATGCAGCAGCAGCAATTCGTGGTTCAGCATTATTTGTGCGCTACAACCAACAAACAGACACCACGATTGTGGGTGCGCTGACAAATAGCGGCATTGAAGTTTCTAACAAAGAAGCTTCTGAAACTAAGGTGCTAGAAGCAGGGCAAATGGTGATTATAGTTAAAGGGAAATTTGAAAGGTTATATGATTTTGATCTGAGAAATTTTTATGAAACGAGCCAACTAGTTCGGGAACTTGATTTGAACAGGCAAAGTCCTGTGCCTACGCCTGATCCTGCAATCACCAGTGTTCAAGCCGAAACTGCTGCGGCTTTGAAAGCACAGCCACCGATAAAAGGTGAGGGAGTAATTGAAAACCCCTCTTTTGTGCAACTAACTCCTACACCCGTAACCTCAACTACAACAAAACCTGAAACCTCAACTACAACAAAACCTGAAACCTCAACTACAACAAAACCTGAAACCTCAACTACAACAAAACCTGAAACCTCAACTACAACAAAACCTGAAACCTCAACTACAACAAAACCTGAAACCTCAACTACAACAAAACCTGAAACCTCAACTACAACAAAACCTGAAACCTCAACTACAACAAAACCCGAAACCTCAACTACAACAAAACCTGAAACCTCAACTACAACAGAAACAGCACCTGTAATCCCAACACAGACAACACCTGTAACCCCAACACAGACAGCACCTGTAATCCCAACACAGACAGCACCTGTAATCCCAAAAGAAACAACACCTGTAACCCCAACAGAAACAACACCTTTAACTCCAACACAGACAGCACCTGTAACCCCAACAGAAACAGCACCTGTAACCCCAACAGAAACAACACCTGTAACCCCAAAAGAAACAACACCTGTAACCCCAACAGAAACAACACCTGTAACCCCAACAGAAACAGCACCTGTAACCCCAACAGAAACAGCACCTGTAACCCCAACAGAAACAACACCTGTAACCCCAACAGAAACAACACCTGTAACCCCAACAGAAACAACACCTGTAACCCCAACAGAAACAACACCTGTAACCCCTACTGGCTCTCCAAGTACATAA
- a CDS encoding GNAT family N-acetyltransferase, whose translation MNKINTKLALKYRSFHPYQQQPIDPACCEFQIRTATPTDLIGVSQIIAESFHSQKGMWGWAFPLLRLGIYEDLRHRMTSPLPRHICLVALEATSGAANNLVGSVELGVRYSDSWGQAGIGFPYLSNLAVHPKYRRHGVASGLLTSCEKVSREWGFQDLYLHVLENNHQARQLYFKVGYRVHKVESNWNTFLLGRSSQILLHKHLSANFSI comes from the coding sequence TTGAATAAAATCAATACTAAACTAGCTTTGAAATATCGGTCTTTTCATCCATACCAGCAACAGCCAATCGATCCAGCCTGCTGCGAATTTCAAATTCGTACAGCTACACCTACTGATTTGATCGGTGTTTCCCAAATTATTGCTGAAAGCTTTCACTCCCAAAAAGGTATGTGGGGATGGGCTTTTCCATTGTTACGTCTGGGTATTTACGAAGACTTAAGGCATCGGATGACATCACCTCTACCCCGTCATATTTGTTTAGTCGCCTTGGAAGCTACTAGCGGTGCGGCTAATAACTTAGTAGGAAGTGTAGAACTGGGTGTACGTTATAGTGATTCGTGGGGTCAGGCTGGCATAGGTTTTCCTTACTTATCTAATTTAGCGGTTCATCCAAAATACCGTAGACATGGTGTGGCTTCAGGATTACTGACTAGCTGTGAAAAAGTTTCCCGCGAATGGGGATTTCAAGACTTATATCTTCACGTTTTAGAAAATAATCATCAGGCAAGGCAACTTTATTTCAAGGTGGGATATCGGGTACATAAAGTCGAATCAAATTGGAATACATTTTTATTAGGACGCTCAAGCCAGATATTATTGCACAAGCATCTGAGTGCTAATTTCAGTATCTGA